From the Lolium rigidum isolate FL_2022 chromosome 2, APGP_CSIRO_Lrig_0.1, whole genome shotgun sequence genome, one window contains:
- the LOC124693174 gene encoding beta-glucosidase BoGH3B-like — protein sequence MLGRVHPARPGWYEKRDGIGQRQASYEAETDPVMYVPLCLFTGSIMAGEVPLYKDASARVEARVRDLLGRMTLSEKAGQMAQIERTVVSSRALTELGAGSVLSSGGSAPHDRASPSDWASMVDDAQRLALSSRLAIPILYGTDAVHGHNNVLAATVFPHNAGLGASRDAELVRKIGEATALEVRATGIHWAFAPCVAVCRDPRWGRCYESYSEDPEIVRSLTTLVTGLQGQPPAGHPHGYPFLRSVRENVLACAKHFVGDGGTHKGINEGNTICSLADLERIHMKPYIDCITQAVATVMASYSQWNGQPLHASRYLLTDVLKGKLGFQGFLVSDLEGIDRLSEPRGSDYRYCIAQAVNAGIDMVLFLFRFEKFLEDLLFLVESGEIPVSRIDDAVERILRVKFISGVFDQPFSDPSLLDVIGCKKHRQLAREAVRKSLVLLKNGKNQNEPFLPLAKNAKRILVAGTHADNIGYQCGGWTMSWNGDSGKITRGTTILEAIQESAGVETEVVYEESPTEATIETREFSYAVVVVGEVPYAEGSGDRTDLSIPFNGSDLITRVACKVPTIVIVLSGRPLVIEPQVLEKVDALVAAWLPGSEGMGITDCLFGDHDFVGKLPFTWSRSVDQLPVHVGDDNYDPLFHVGYGLKCSELTEI from the exons ATGCTTGGGCGGGTGCACCCAGCGAGGCCGGGCTGGTACGAGAAGCGCGATGGCATTGGACAAAGGCAGGCGTCATACGAAGCCGAG ACAGACCCAGTCATGTACGTACCTTTGTGCTTGTTTACCGGCAGTATCATGGCCGGCGAGGTGCCGCTGTACAAGGACGCGTCGGCGCGGGTGGAGGCGCGTGTGCGCGACCTTCTGGGCCGGATGACGCTAAGTGAGAAGGCAGGCCAGATGGCTCAGATCGAGCGCACCGTGGTGTCGTCCCGCGCTCTCACGGAGCTCGGCGCCGGCAGCGTCCTCAGCAGCGGCGGCAGCGCGCCCCACGACCGCGCCTCCCCGTCCGACTGGGCCAGCATGGTCGACGACGCGCAGCGCCTTGCCCTCTCGTCGCGCCTCGCCATCCCCATCCTCTATGGCACCGACGCAGTCCATGGGCACAACAACGTCTTGGCCGCCACCGTCTTCCCCCACAACGCCGGCCTCGGAGCCTCGAGGGATGCGGAGCTTGTGCGCAAGATCGGCGAGGCCACGGCGCTCGAGGTCCGCGCCACAGGCATCCACTGGGCCTTCGCCCCCTGCGTCGCC GTTTGTAGGGACCCGAGATGGGGGAGATGCTACGAGAGCTACAGCGAGGACCCAGAGATCGTGCGCTCCTTGACCACCCTTGTCACCGGACTGCAGGGTCAGCCACCAGCAGGCCACCCTCATGGTTACCCATTCCTCCGTTCCGTTAGGGAAAATGTTCTTGCTTGTGCCAAGCATTTCGTAGGGGATGGTGGCACTCACAAGGGGATCAATGAAGGGAACACCATTTGCTCCTTAGCTGATTTAGAAAGGATCCACATGAAACCCTACATTGATTGTATAACTCAAGCTGTGGCAACGGTCATGGCATCCTACTCTCAATGGAATGGCCAGCCATTACATGCCAGTCGCTATCTGCTTACAGACGTTCTAAAGGGCAAGTTGGGCTTCCAG GGTTTTCTGGTGTCAGACTTGGAGGGTATTGACAGGCTTAGCGAGCCTCGAGGGTCGGATTATCGCTACTGCATTGCCCAAGCGGTTAATGCTGGAATAGATATGgtattgttc CTTTTCAGATTTGAGAAGTTCTTGGAAGATCTTCTGTTCTTGGTGGAGTCAGGGGAGATACCAGTATCACGGATTGATGATGCTGTTGAGCGGATTCTAAGGGTTAAGTTCATATCTGGGGTTTTTGACCAGCCATTTTCAGACCCATCTCTACTAGACGTAATTGGTTGCAAG AAGCATCGGCAGCTGGCACGTGAGGCTGTTCGAAAGTCTTTGGTTCTTCTGAAAAATGGCAAGAATCAGAATGAGCCATTCCTTCCATTGGCCAAAAATGCAAAAAGAATACTTGTTGCCGGGACGCATGCTGACAATATTGGATATCAATGTGGTGGATGGACGATGTCTTGGAATGGAGACAGTGGAAAGATAACCCGTG GTACAACCATATTAGAGGCCATACAAGAATCTGCGGGAGTGGAAACTGAAGTTGTATATGAGGAATCCCCAACTGAAGCTACCATTGAAACGAGGGAATTTTCATACGCAGTTGTTGTAGTTGGTGAGGTTCCGTATGCTGAAGGGTCGGGGGATAGAACAGACCTTAGTATTCCATTCAACGGTTCTGATCTCATTACTCGTGTTGCTTGTAAAGTCCCTACCATAGTGATTGTTTTATCGGGAAGACCCTTGGTTATCGAGCCACAAGTTCTTGAGAAGGTAGATGCTCTAGTTGCTGCCTGGCTACCTGGAAGTGAGGGCATGGGAATTACTGATTGCCTCTTTGGAGACCATGATTTTGTGGGCAAGCTACCATTCACTTGGTCTAGGTCTGTTGATCAACTGCCAGTACATGTTGGAGATGATAACTATGATCCATTATTCCATGTTGGATATGGGCTGAAATGTTCAGAACTGACGGAGATTTAG